TCAATGCGTGCGGTGGACAGCTAATCCACTCTGGATAGTGACGGCCATCACAGTATTTATGATCGCCAAATGGTCGAAACGGGGAGGTGCGCCGGAACGGTACCGTCCTACCATGTGTCGTCGCCGGTGATCGACACCGTCGAATCCGCTCCTCATCGGGGGAATGCCTTCATGTTCCTGACCAGTCGCAAGGCTCTCGCCACGATCGGCGCTACAGCTGTCGCGGTTGCCGCAGCCACCACTCTCTTCGCCGCCCCGGCGCAGGCCGCCACCGCTGGCCTGGCGCGGGTGTCCGGCACCACCGTCAAGTTCAACGCACTGATGACCAAGTCGAACTCGCTGGTCATCACGGTCTCCGGCCGCACGGTCACGCTCAACGACAAGGTCGCCATCAAGGCCGGCAAGGGCTGCAAGGCGGTCAAGGGCGACAAGACCAAGGTCAAGTGCACCACGTCGTCGAAGCCGAAGAAACTGGTCATCGCCCTCGGCGACAAGAACGACAAGGTCGTCAACAAGACCGGCATCTACATGCTGGCCGACGGCGGCTCCGGCAACGACACGCTGTACGGCGGCAGCGGCGCCGACCAGCTCCAGGGCGCCTCGGGCAACGACAAGCTCTACGGCCGGGGTGGCAACGACAACCTGTTCGGTCAGAGCGGCAACGACCTGCTGGTCGGTCTCACCGGCAACGACAAGCTCTACGGTGGCACCGGTAGCGACAAGATGTACGGCAACACCGGTACCGACCAGATCCTCGGCGACTCCGGCAACGACGTGGTCTACGGCGGCGCCGGCAACGACCTCATCTACGGCTACGCCGGCAACGACTGGCTGTACGGCGAGGACGGCGACGACGAGATCTACGGCGACGACTACCGGACCGGCACCGCCTTCGGCAACGACGTCATCGACGGTGGCAACGGCCGGGACGGTCTGATCGGCGGCTACGGCTACGACCGGGTCTACGGCGCCAACAGCGACGACATCCTCTACGGTTCGTACTTCGACCTGAGCACCTTCGCCCCGCTCGGCACGGCCGGCCCGGACTACCTCAGCGGCGGCGCCAACGACGCCGAGGGCGACTACTGCCTGAGCCTGGGCGGCGCCAGCTACAGCGAGTGCGAGTCCACCTGGAGCACCGCCTCGGTCTCCTCCGCCGAGGGCAAGTCGGT
Above is a genomic segment from Actinoplanes ianthinogenes containing:
- a CDS encoding calcium-binding protein translates to MFLTSRKALATIGATAVAVAAATTLFAAPAQAATAGLARVSGTTVKFNALMTKSNSLVITVSGRTVTLNDKVAIKAGKGCKAVKGDKTKVKCTTSSKPKKLVIALGDKNDKVVNKTGIYMLADGGSGNDTLYGGSGADQLQGASGNDKLYGRGGNDNLFGQSGNDLLVGLTGNDKLYGGTGSDKMYGNTGTDQILGDSGNDVVYGGAGNDLIYGYAGNDWLYGEDGDDEIYGDDYRTGTAFGNDVIDGGNGRDGLIGGYGYDRVYGANSDDILYGSYFDLSTFAPLGTAGPDYLSGGANDAEGDYCLSLGGASYSECESTWSTASVSSAEGKSVHPEIPADVKKRLADSVR